From the Telopea speciosissima isolate NSW1024214 ecotype Mountain lineage chromosome 9, Tspe_v1, whole genome shotgun sequence genome, the window TTCCTTGTAAAAAGCCATTGCATCAAGGATTGTAGACCCACAAAACCTTTGAGGGAAACAGACTGGGTTTGGTTTCCTGTCTGGCTGATAGGTACCTTATATACCGCTCATTCCAATTGACATTTTACCTGTTTTATGTGTGATTTCAAGATTTAGGTAAAAGGTTGTCTGGGTGGTCCACCCACCTAAGCTATATGCTAGGTGGCTCATCTAATAGGGCCACATGGAAGGATGATGCGGTCATGCGGTGATTCTGAGTTTCTGACTGTTTTATATCTTGGGAATATATTTTTGATTGATCACgggtcaaatttcagcctcaaattCAATTGTTTACCTTCCCATATATGTCGATGCACCCCCCTCAGTGGTCCACATCTGTTTGGTAGTCCCAGATTTTTCAGtgctttgttttgccacttggcaaattccacttgggctgaaacttgacatgtcagCAGTGGGCCTTGGGCTCTACTTGTTCACCAAGTTTCAGCCCTACCTGCCACATAGCAGAAATAGATGAGCCAACCAATTTatgatatttttcttagattCTTGTTGATCAATATGAGGATGGTTCTCTAGTTATTTTGTCAACCAGTCCTGATATTTCTTTTGATGTCTTTGTGGAGGAGAAAAACAATAACATGCATATACGAAGTAAAAACAAGTTGAGAAACTCTAAGAGGTTGGGGCTCCTATTAAGACTGTAGCTTATCAGTGCATGTATTGGTTTGCCAGTTTTAGATGTTCACTGGTTCCCAAGTTCCTTTaactttagttttttatttattattcttgttattgtttttcccttctAGAGGAAAGACATTAATTATTCATAAGAAAATGACTCCTCTTTGTCATAGTTTTCTGAAGGCTGAAAATTTCAATTTGGACATGGGATAAATTTAGCTTTAGTAGCTCCGGGGAAAACAGAACAGCTTCTGGGGATATCAGccatttattttattgttctctCAGAATTTCTGCTCTATAATGACCTAATACCCTTCCGTTTGTGCTCAGGTTGCAAGCCAAGAAACCTATGGAACTTTGGGTGCCATAGTGAGGAGCCGAACAGGCAACCGACAAGTTGGTTTCCTCACAAATCGGCATGTTGCAGTTGATTTGGACTACCCAAGCCAAAAGATGTTTCATCCTTTGCCACCCAACCTAGGCCCTGGGGTGTATCTGGGAGCAGTGGAGAGGGCAACATCATTCATCACAGATGATCTTTGGTATGGCATCTTTGCCGGAACTAACCCAGGTAATGTGGTTCCAGATTATGGGTCTCCCTATGATCCCTTAACAAACTATTGACACTGCTCTTGAATAAGAGACTTTTGGATAGCACCAATATTCAGGAACATGGACTTGATTCAAGATACAGAATATCTGTATTCTAAGGTGTAGCTCAATTCGAGTGAGTTAAGGAAAATCTTGCTCgtatcaaaaaaaatattaatggtGAAGCTGGTTTTAAGATTTCCTGATAGAGATATTTGTGCATGAGGACATCCAAACTTGAAGAGCTCAGCTACAAAtgcagtgcagctatgcataTTAATATTGCTGGtctatttagtttctattttgtggaGGGCTTTGGTTTGGTGTGGGGTTTCTGTTGGTGCGAGGCTTTTGGTTTGGGGCTTATGGCGCTTTctatgtcttttttattttctcttattgCTAACTTGCGTCTCTCATTTGATATTAATGTATATTTCATCCTGTTGTTGCCCCATATCAAAGGGAATCAGTACAGCAATACTCAGAAATGATACAAAAGCTATAGCTGCATGTCTTTGACAACACTATCTGGATACATCATTAGAATCTTAAAAATCAAGACCCACATTTTCTAGTTCAAGACAGGAGATCTCCCTGCCAGAGTTTGAACCAACCTGGAGGCTCTATCTATCTTGTAAATTGCATTATTTTGGGTACTGTAGCCAAATAGACCATTTCAATTTACCTTGCCTTTGGTTTTGTAAAATCTCCTAAGGAATGTTTTTGTACTGGTGATTCTGTTGGCCTTCCCGAAGGTCGTGCTTGGCACGTTGGTCAAGTGttcacttgctgaacgcttggtcactggttcaagtcctggaaacagcctctctggaaacaggggtaaggctgcgtacatttgaccctctccagaccctgctaaacgcgggagccttgtgcactgcgTACATTAGACTCGTTGATTGATGGTTGAGATCCTGTTGAATGGTTTACCATTCATATTACAAGTCAAATCTATTGTccaagttttcttttctttgctgaATTAGTTCTGTGTGGATTTGGAGCGGTAGCATGGTGAATGGGAGTAAACTTAAAGGTGGTCGTTGATTGTACAGAATTGCTTCATATTAACAAAATCGGAACAATTTCTTGCCTGAGACAAATGTTAAGCGTGTGAACCAAATATGGTATGGGTTTATTTAGCAAACCAATGTTGTGGTAAAAAAAGCCCATACAGTATAAGGCCCATATGGCTCATTTCTCTTGAAAGAACCCTATGTAATGCTGAATGACAGTTACCTCAGTTATGTTTTATATAatgtattttttgtttataccaaaaatataatttttccaCTGACTGATAATTCAATTGCATcctgaccccccccccccccacatgcccattatcATTTGGTACACCTGCAGAGACATTTGTACGAGCTGATGGGGCTTTCATACCTTTTGCGGATGATTTTAATGTCTCCAATGTAACTACATTGGTAAAAGGTGTCGGTGTGATTGGTGATGTGAAGATCATAGACTTGCAGTCCCCAATCAAAAGTCTGATCGGGAAGCAAGTGGTGAAGGTAGGAAGAAGCTCGGGCTTAACTACGGGGAATGTAATGGCCTATGCCCTTGAATATAATGATGAGAAAGGGATCTGCTTCTTCACTGATTTTCTTGTTGTGGGAGAAAACCAGCAGACCTTTGACCTTGAAGGTGACAGTGGGAGTCTCATCCTTTTAACAGGTCAGAATGGTGAGAAACCTCGGCCTATTGGGATAATATGGGGTGGGACAGCCAATCGGGGACGGTTGAAGCTGAAAGTTGGTCAACCTCCTGAGAATTGGACCAGTGGGGTTGATCTTGGACGTCTTCTTGATCTTCTGGAACTTGATATCATCACGACAAATGAAGGACTCGAAGGTGTGTACTTCACCAACTAAATCTAGTCTGACTTATCTTTTCTCctggagaaaaagaaataaatagtTTTAATGTTTGACCGTTGattttttcattcttaataTAGCGGCCTtgcaagaacaaaaaaacgcTTCAGCAGGTGGAGTGGATTCTACAGTTGGTGAGTCGTCCCCTGCAGAGGGAACACAGCCACAACCACAACCACAACCGAAGGACAAAACAAAAGAGATCTTTGAGCCTCTGGGTTTTAACATTCAGCATATTCCTGTGGACAACGGACCTTGTGCAGAAGCAAATCCACATGTTGCTCCCTCTGAGTTTCATATAGAAGATGGTATCCGGGCATTGCCGAATTTAGAGCATCAATTCATTCCCAACTTAATTGTACATTCGCCAATTCATCAAAATGACCAACAGGACCGTCAAGAATCAAAGAATCTCTCTGCATTGAGGAATGGCTCTGGTGATGATCTCTCACTGCAGTTGGGAGATCGGGAGCCCAAGAGAAGGCGCTCCGAGTGTAAAATTGATCTTGAAGAACCGAAATGAATTTTCAAACAGCCTCATTTGCTTTGCAGCCATCCTTAAAAGGGTGGATTCGTAAGAGGGTCCAGACATGCTGGTCTGGTCAAGGAGATGACAAATGCTGACTGTAATTTGCTCGAAGACAGGAATAGGTTCTTCGGGGCCCCTATTTTGATGACCAATGTATGTGGAAGTTGCAATCGGCTCTCAGCTTTTGAGGTTCAAGTCTCTTGCCAGATCATTTTGCCTTCCAGTACCTAGCATGTTTCTAGGAAAGATTATAGCTATAGGTAGATATATTAACTATATACCATTTTAGTTGAAAATGTTTACAGTGTATCTCTTGTTAAAGAAAATTTCCTTTGTAGAACCATGATGGCTTTACTGGTTGGTAGCTGTCAATGGGAAAGGGGAGGAAACTAGCAG encodes:
- the LOC122639899 gene encoding protein NARROW LEAF 1-like is translated as MDGIRLDLRGHFSGSTQSEESALDLERNYCSHPNLTSTPSTLQAFASSGQHSESNAAYFSWPTSSRQNGAAEDRANYFVNLQKGVLPETLDQLPTGQQATTLLELMTIRAFHSKILRRYSLGTAIGFRIRRGTLTDIPAILVFVARKVHRQWLNHIQCLPAALEGPGGIWCDVDVVEFSYYGAPAPTPKEQLYTELVDGLRGSDPCIGSGSQVASQETYGTLGAIVRSRTGNRQVGFLTNRHVAVDLDYPSQKMFHPLPPNLGPGVYLGAVERATSFITDDLWYGIFAGTNPETFVRADGAFIPFADDFNVSNVTTLVKGVGVIGDVKIIDLQSPIKSLIGKQVVKVGRSSGLTTGNVMAYALEYNDEKGICFFTDFLVVGENQQTFDLEGDSGSLILLTGQNGEKPRPIGIIWGGTANRGRLKLKVGQPPENWTSGVDLGRLLDLLELDIITTNEGLEAALQEQKNASAGGVDSTVGESSPAEGTQPQPQPQPKDKTKEIFEPLGFNIQHIPVDNGPCAEANPHVAPSEFHIEDGIRALPNLEHQFIPNLIVHSPIHQNDQQDRQESKNLSALRNGSGDDLSLQLGDREPKRRRSECKIDLEEPK